One genomic region from Alkalidesulfovibrio alkalitolerans DSM 16529 encodes:
- a CDS encoding PIG-L deacetylase family protein: MSKTVLSFGLTPGDIAMGCGGSLTLLTDQGWNAVNIFCAYSGENLNALAKEARMAAKILGVGDVAFLLIDPGAQMFGREAMMRAAKLIRKHRPDVIFTFSAQDPTPDRAGLSSCVRAGIEAAASPTTEGLDGEPCCVLTAFGFEIAPPLARYDHAVNISETMNRKMEAIDCYETLIGRKVDEAMQGLARYRGRMSDAGEYAEVFDIMYGEHDPFHEWRDG, encoded by the coding sequence ATGAGCAAGACCGTTCTCTCTTTCGGCCTAACGCCCGGCGACATCGCCATGGGATGCGGCGGTTCCTTGACCCTGCTCACCGACCAGGGGTGGAACGCCGTGAACATTTTCTGCGCCTACTCCGGAGAAAATCTGAACGCCCTGGCCAAGGAAGCGCGCATGGCCGCAAAAATTCTGGGCGTGGGCGACGTGGCTTTTCTGCTCATTGATCCGGGTGCACAGATGTTCGGCCGTGAGGCCATGATGCGCGCGGCCAAGCTCATCCGCAAACACCGTCCCGACGTCATCTTCACCTTCTCCGCCCAGGATCCCACGCCCGACCGCGCCGGACTCTCGTCCTGCGTGCGTGCGGGCATCGAGGCCGCAGCCTCGCCCACCACTGAGGGACTCGATGGAGAGCCGTGCTGCGTCCTGACCGCCTTCGGCTTCGAGATCGCCCCGCCCCTGGCGCGTTACGACCACGCTGTGAACATCAGCGAGACCATGAACCGCAAGATGGAAGCCATCGACTGCTATGAAACCCTCATCGGCCGTAAGGTCGACGAGGCCATGCAGGGGCTGGCCCGCTACCGCGGCCGCATGAGCGATGCGGGCGAGTACGCCGAGGTCTTCGACATCATGTACGGCGAGCACGATCCCTTCCACGAATGGCGAGACGGCTAG
- a CDS encoding DUF1499 domain-containing protein, producing the protein MPPDASAEPGGLPPCPRRPNCASSGHERPERRVEPITLSLPLNRALDRMDVVIARLGGKTITRGRDSLQAEFRTFLGFVDDVDVFFDMYNKTIHLRSASRLGWWDFGVNRRRLERIRELYTHRPNGDTP; encoded by the coding sequence ATGCCGCCCGATGCGTCTGCCGAACCAGGCGGCCTGCCGCCCTGCCCCCGACGCCCCAACTGCGCGTCGAGCGGCCACGAGCGACCGGAACGCCGCGTAGAGCCGATCACGCTGTCGCTGCCGCTCAATCGCGCCCTCGACCGTATGGACGTGGTCATCGCTCGGCTCGGAGGCAAGACGATTACACGCGGTCGAGACAGTTTACAGGCCGAATTCCGCACGTTTCTTGGCTTTGTGGACGATGTGGACGTGTTTTTCGACATGTACAACAAGACGATTCACCTGCGCTCGGCCTCGCGCCTTGGCTGGTGGGATTTCGGCGTGAACCGCCGAAGGCTCGAGCGCATCCGGGAACTGTACACCCATCGGCCGAACGGAGATACGCCATGA
- a CDS encoding sigma-54-dependent transcriptional regulator, with translation MMGLVLVVDDEEDIRYSLRGILEDEGYDVVEAVSAERALELASEQRPDLVFLDIWLPGMDGLTALDSLREDQPELPVIMISGHGSIETAVSAIKKGAFDFIEKPLSLEKVVIAADKAMEFRELKRENTALKTRIQGDQVQRLTGTSPVIRKLSEQIERVAPTDAWVLITGENGTGKEIVARMIHAQSRRATRPMVAVNCAAIPEELIESELFGHERGAFTGADRAAEGKFELADGGTLFLDEIGDMSLKTQAKILRILQEQRFERVGGRKTITVDVRVIAATNKNLPEEIVAGNFREDLYYRLKVFPLVVPPLRERPEDIRLLIEDFVANMTRDHGFRSIRFTDEAMTVLTSYRWPGNVRELKNFVERMLIMFGGREVAPADLPPEITLAGGAGREDADMSIDVTGFAAASDLKTARALFEARFLEAKLQECGGNVSRLAEMVGLDRSSLYRKLKTYGIHAPD, from the coding sequence ATGATGGGCCTCGTGCTCGTGGTGGACGACGAAGAGGACATCCGCTACTCGCTGCGCGGCATCTTGGAGGACGAGGGATACGACGTGGTGGAAGCAGTGAGCGCCGAACGGGCGCTCGAACTGGCCTCGGAACAGCGCCCGGACCTCGTTTTTCTCGACATCTGGCTGCCCGGCATGGACGGTCTGACCGCCTTGGATTCGTTGCGCGAGGATCAGCCCGAATTGCCCGTGATCATGATCTCCGGGCATGGCAGCATCGAAACGGCGGTTTCGGCTATCAAGAAGGGGGCCTTCGACTTCATCGAAAAGCCGCTCTCTCTCGAAAAGGTCGTCATCGCGGCTGACAAGGCCATGGAGTTCCGCGAACTCAAGCGCGAGAACACCGCGCTCAAGACGCGCATCCAGGGCGACCAAGTACAGCGCCTGACCGGGACGTCGCCGGTCATCCGCAAACTTTCGGAGCAGATAGAGCGGGTCGCACCCACGGACGCCTGGGTTCTCATCACCGGCGAGAACGGTACGGGCAAGGAGATCGTGGCCCGTATGATCCACGCCCAAAGCCGACGCGCCACGCGGCCCATGGTGGCCGTGAACTGCGCCGCGATTCCCGAGGAATTGATCGAGTCCGAGTTGTTCGGCCACGAACGTGGAGCCTTCACCGGGGCCGACCGTGCGGCCGAAGGCAAATTCGAGTTGGCCGACGGCGGCACGCTGTTTCTCGACGAGATCGGCGACATGAGCCTGAAGACCCAGGCCAAAATCCTGCGCATCTTGCAGGAGCAACGTTTCGAGCGGGTGGGCGGGCGCAAGACCATCACCGTGGATGTTCGAGTCATCGCCGCGACCAACAAGAACCTGCCCGAGGAGATTGTGGCCGGGAATTTTCGTGAGGACCTCTACTACCGCCTGAAGGTTTTTCCGCTGGTCGTTCCGCCCCTGCGCGAGCGGCCCGAGGACATCCGGCTGCTGATCGAGGATTTCGTGGCCAACATGACGCGCGACCACGGCTTTCGTTCCATCCGGTTCACGGACGAGGCCATGACCGTGCTCACCTCCTACCGCTGGCCGGGCAACGTGCGTGAGCTCAAGAATTTCGTGGAACGCATGCTCATCATGTTCGGCGGTCGCGAGGTGGCCCCGGCCGATCTGCCCCCGGAAATCACGCTTGCCGGAGGCGCGGGACGCGAGGACGCGGACATGTCCATCGACGTGACCGGTTTCGCGGCCGCAAGCGATTTGAAGACGGCACGCGCTCTGTTCGAGGCGAGGTTTCTGGAGGCAAAACTCCAAGAGTGCGGGGGCAACGTCTCGCGTCTGGCCGAAATGGTCGGCCTGGACCGCTCCTCGCTCTACCGCAAGCTCAAGACCTACGGCATTCACGCCCCGGATTAA
- a CDS encoding secondary thiamine-phosphate synthase enzyme YjbQ: MKSFRKELWFEVPTRRAFVNITPQCEDAVRESGISEGLMLVNAMHITASVFINDDEPGLHHDYEEWLEELAPHEPVDRYRHNRTGEDNADAHLKRQVMGREVVVAITDGKLDFGTWERIFYGEFDGRRRKRVLIKIIGS, encoded by the coding sequence ATGAAGTCGTTTCGCAAGGAACTGTGGTTCGAAGTGCCCACGCGGCGCGCGTTCGTGAACATCACCCCCCAGTGCGAGGACGCGGTGCGGGAATCCGGGATCAGCGAGGGACTGATGCTGGTCAACGCCATGCACATCACCGCCTCGGTGTTCATCAACGACGACGAGCCCGGACTGCACCACGACTACGAAGAATGGCTGGAAGAACTGGCCCCGCACGAGCCGGTGGATCGCTACCGCCACAACCGCACCGGCGAGGACAACGCCGACGCGCACCTCAAGCGGCAGGTCATGGGCCGCGAAGTCGTGGTGGCGATCACCGACGGCAAGCTCGACTTCGGCACCTGGGAGCGCATCTTCTACGGCGAGTTTGACGGCCGCCGCAGAAAGCGCGTGCTGATCAAAATCATCGGCTCCTGA
- a CDS encoding sensor histidine kinase produces the protein MTNPGSGDNEPRRENGAFEVEPIRVSGDSTRERKRRQRELWLAFFGALLIIGLTWAELKYIGVDSYLFLPLFNFNFVLLAVILFVVIRNIVKLLLERKRRVLGSRLRTRLVLAFMILTLAPTLLMFFIAVQFVRTGIDYWFQTKIEGSMEQSLELGQDVYVVLKERPRRVAVSIEADIRTRRFAWGGTGMGQLMVEKKSQLGLGLLGVFTPELTEQNWHMDPEFEPAWREFRDSTDWWQLGEEDTAYATILRGVYQDVVICALPVDKGKTGFLVVGEGLGSNMLEKMDRVVRGVEEYQTLLTLKDPLKLALYLTMGLMTGSIVLGSIWFGFRLAKEISAPVQALAIGTQRIARGDLSVRLEDKSTDELGFLVQSFNRMAEDLEEGRERLTRANQRLNQQNLELAARGSYIEALLNNIAAGVISLDSQGRVNTVNKAAESMLGLDARSLVGQRPLEALVGEHRRLLRQLLDMAASGTAGQWQEQITLTLGSREMKLLVNVVELKLPDGARAGLVAVFEDITELEKMQRVAAWREVARRIAHEIKNPLTPIKLSAQRLEKRFGSTLSDPVFLESIRLIVRQVENMQAMVQEFSAFAKLPEVVLRPGSLTALLEEVRAMFATSHGGISWTLDVSHDLPKVRFDAEGLRRVLVNLLGNAAEALEGNGVVEIAAAFDPILKLVVIEIRDDGPGLTEDERSRVFEPYFSRKKGGTGLGLTIARSIVSDHHGFLRVRPNQPHGSIFVIELPAA, from the coding sequence AGGTTGAACCGATCCGGGTGAGCGGCGACTCCACGCGCGAGCGCAAGCGGCGGCAACGCGAGTTGTGGCTGGCCTTTTTCGGTGCGCTTCTTATCATCGGCCTGACCTGGGCCGAACTCAAATACATCGGCGTTGATTCTTACCTTTTCCTGCCGCTTTTCAATTTCAATTTCGTCCTTTTGGCTGTCATCCTCTTCGTGGTCATCAGGAACATCGTCAAACTGCTGCTCGAACGAAAGCGCCGCGTGCTGGGATCGCGCCTGCGAACGCGTCTGGTTCTGGCCTTCATGATCCTGACGCTCGCGCCCACGCTGCTCATGTTCTTCATAGCCGTGCAATTCGTGCGCACAGGCATCGACTACTGGTTCCAGACCAAGATCGAAGGCTCCATGGAGCAGTCCCTGGAACTTGGCCAAGACGTCTACGTGGTGCTCAAGGAACGGCCGCGCAGGGTGGCGGTGAGCATCGAGGCGGACATCCGAACCCGGCGTTTTGCATGGGGCGGCACGGGCATGGGGCAGCTCATGGTGGAGAAGAAGTCTCAGCTCGGCTTGGGCTTGCTTGGCGTTTTCACCCCGGAGCTCACGGAACAGAACTGGCACATGGACCCCGAATTCGAACCGGCTTGGCGCGAGTTCCGCGACTCAACGGACTGGTGGCAGCTCGGCGAGGAAGACACGGCCTACGCGACCATCCTGCGCGGGGTGTATCAGGATGTAGTCATCTGCGCCCTGCCCGTGGACAAGGGCAAGACGGGTTTTCTCGTGGTCGGCGAGGGACTTGGCTCCAACATGCTGGAAAAGATGGACCGCGTGGTGCGCGGTGTGGAGGAGTACCAGACGCTCCTGACCTTGAAGGACCCATTAAAGCTGGCCCTGTATCTGACCATGGGCTTGATGACGGGCAGCATCGTGCTCGGTTCCATTTGGTTCGGTTTCCGTCTGGCCAAGGAGATATCCGCGCCGGTGCAGGCGCTGGCCATCGGCACGCAGCGCATCGCGCGCGGCGATCTTTCCGTGCGGCTGGAAGACAAGTCCACGGACGAGCTCGGCTTCCTCGTGCAGTCCTTCAACCGCATGGCCGAGGACCTGGAAGAGGGCCGGGAACGGCTGACGCGCGCCAACCAACGCTTGAATCAGCAAAACCTGGAGCTTGCCGCGCGCGGTTCCTACATCGAGGCGCTGCTCAACAACATCGCCGCAGGCGTCATCTCTCTGGACAGCCAGGGCCGCGTGAACACGGTCAACAAGGCGGCCGAATCCATGCTCGGCCTGGACGCGCGCTCCCTGGTCGGACAACGGCCCCTCGAAGCCCTGGTCGGCGAGCACCGTCGTTTGCTGCGCCAGCTTCTGGACATGGCCGCCTCCGGCACAGCGGGCCAGTGGCAGGAGCAGATCACGCTGACGCTGGGCAGCCGCGAGATGAAACTTCTCGTGAACGTGGTGGAACTGAAGCTGCCGGACGGAGCGAGGGCCGGGCTGGTGGCCGTGTTCGAGGACATCACCGAACTTGAGAAGATGCAGCGTGTTGCCGCTTGGCGCGAGGTCGCCCGGCGCATCGCGCACGAGATCAAGAATCCGCTCACGCCCATCAAGCTCTCGGCCCAGCGCCTGGAAAAGCGTTTCGGCTCCACTTTGAGCGATCCCGTGTTTCTCGAATCGATCCGACTCATCGTGCGCCAAGTGGAGAACATGCAGGCCATGGTCCAGGAGTTCTCGGCCTTCGCCAAACTGCCCGAGGTGGTGCTCAGGCCCGGCTCGCTGACCGCGCTCCTTGAAGAGGTTCGCGCCATGTTCGCCACGAGTCACGGAGGCATTTCGTGGACGCTCGACGTCTCGCACGACCTGCCAAAGGTCCGGTTCGACGCCGAGGGGCTGCGCAGGGTGCTCGTGAACCTCCTGGGCAACGCGGCCGAAGCCCTGGAAGGCAACGGAGTGGTCGAGATCGCGGCCGCTTTTGATCCCATCCTCAAACTCGTGGTCATCGAGATCCGCGACGACGGCCCGGGTCTCACCGAGGACGAACGGTCCCGCGTCTTCGAGCCTTATTTTTCGCGTAAAAAGGGCGGCACGGGCCTTGGATTGACTATCGCCCGGAGCATCGTCAGCGACCATCACGGCTTCCTGCGCGTCCGCCCGAACCAGCCGCACGGCAGCATTTTCGTCATCGAACTGCCTGCCGCCTGA
- a CDS encoding TIGR01777 family oxidoreductase, protein MRVIITGGTGLIGRRLTESLLSDGAEVIILSRSVTRVQSLFGGKASAALWDGRSAKDWGQLVDGADAVVNLAGAGLADSRWTPERKKLILESRVNVGRSVTEAISRASVKPKVLVQASAVGYYGPRGLPAVDESAPSGDGFLAEVCRAWEPSTEAVEEMGVRRVIIRTAVVMAEHGGALARMLPIFRLGLGGPLGDGSQGFPWIHLDDEVGAIRFLMQREESRGAYNLAAPETVDNRAFTRALSKTLGRPAVLGAPPFALKLLFGEMAQEALLSGQFVLPRRLTEDGYTFKHPVLLAALEDLLRKA, encoded by the coding sequence ATGCGGGTCATCATAACGGGAGGCACCGGGCTCATCGGCAGGCGGCTCACGGAGTCGCTTCTGTCCGACGGAGCGGAAGTGATCATCCTTTCGCGTTCCGTTACGCGCGTCCAAAGCCTCTTCGGCGGAAAGGCCAGCGCGGCCCTGTGGGATGGCAGGAGCGCCAAGGATTGGGGGCAGCTCGTGGACGGGGCCGACGCGGTAGTCAATCTGGCCGGAGCGGGCCTTGCCGACAGCCGCTGGACTCCCGAGCGCAAGAAGCTCATCCTCGAAAGCCGGGTCAATGTCGGTAGATCCGTGACCGAGGCCATTTCCCGTGCCTCGGTCAAGCCCAAGGTGCTCGTACAGGCCTCGGCCGTGGGCTATTACGGTCCGCGCGGGCTTCCCGCGGTAGACGAATCAGCGCCGTCGGGCGATGGATTCCTGGCCGAAGTCTGCCGCGCCTGGGAACCCTCCACCGAAGCAGTGGAAGAGATGGGCGTGCGCCGCGTGATCATCCGTACGGCCGTGGTCATGGCCGAGCATGGCGGTGCGCTGGCGCGCATGCTGCCCATTTTTCGGCTTGGCCTCGGTGGTCCGCTCGGCGACGGGAGCCAGGGCTTCCCCTGGATTCACCTTGACGACGAGGTGGGCGCGATCAGGTTTCTCATGCAGCGCGAGGAGTCGCGCGGGGCCTACAATTTGGCCGCGCCCGAAACCGTGGACAACCGCGCCTTCACTCGTGCCCTGTCCAAGACGCTCGGGCGTCCGGCGGTCCTCGGCGCACCGCCGTTCGCGCTCAAACTCCTGTTCGGCGAAATGGCCCAGGAGGCTCTGCTGTCCGGGCAGTTCGTACTGCCCCGCCGCCTCACGGAAGATGGGTACACCTTCAAACATCCAGTCTTGCTCGCGGCGCTTGAGGATTTGCTGCGGAAGGCTTAG
- a CDS encoding DUF3568 family protein translates to MPVPKRLRNRGASPLPLLALCLLLLMPALQGCGLLAVGTVAGAGAMAYRGYESREFHASLDEVAEASRQGVRSLGLYVLSEDRGVEDDGSARLTLRSEFTDTTPFRITLRQKPAGVILAEVWVGRIGDPERSRQVLDAISAQFDARRE, encoded by the coding sequence ATTCCAGTTCCAAAGCGTCTGAGGAACAGGGGGGCTTCCCCGCTTCCGCTTCTCGCGCTGTGCCTTCTTCTTCTTATGCCCGCGTTGCAGGGCTGCGGCCTTCTGGCCGTGGGAACGGTGGCAGGCGCGGGCGCCATGGCCTATCGGGGCTATGAGAGCCGCGAGTTCCACGCCTCGCTCGATGAGGTCGCCGAAGCCTCCCGCCAGGGGGTGCGCTCCCTTGGGCTCTATGTGTTGAGCGAGGATCGCGGCGTCGAAGACGACGGCTCGGCGCGGCTCACCCTGCGTTCCGAGTTCACCGATACCACGCCGTTTCGCATTACGCTCAGGCAAAAGCCTGCGGGCGTGATCCTGGCCGAGGTCTGGGTGGGCAGGATCGGCGATCCGGAGAGGTCACGGCAGGTGCTCGACGCCATTTCCGCTCAGTTCGACGCCCGGAGGGAATGA
- a CDS encoding HD-GYP domain-containing protein produces MARQPGSAGSLCRAACQTYGPVALSMHELAESLGAAIDAKDRFTRAHSDEVAVIAEMLALRLGLSEAEATIVHVAGHLHDIGKIGLPDSVLQKPNSLSPEEWALVRRHPAMGHDILAPVGCLCALGVPVMVLHHHERFDGGGYPHGLSGQGIPLGARIIAVADSLSAMLQARAYRAPMRFDDAMAEVRRCAEGQFDPRVVGALMEMADEARAALAACREALAAQRRTG; encoded by the coding sequence GTGGCGAGGCAGCCCGGCTCGGCCGGATCGCTTTGTCGCGCGGCATGCCAGACATACGGACCGGTCGCCCTGTCCATGCACGAACTGGCCGAATCGCTCGGCGCGGCCATCGACGCCAAGGATCGGTTCACGCGCGCCCATTCGGACGAAGTGGCCGTGATCGCTGAGATGCTGGCCCTGCGCTTGGGGCTGTCGGAGGCCGAGGCGACCATTGTGCACGTGGCCGGCCATCTGCACGACATCGGCAAGATCGGCCTGCCGGACAGCGTGCTGCAAAAACCCAACTCGCTGAGTCCCGAGGAATGGGCGCTCGTGCGGCGGCACCCGGCCATGGGGCACGACATTCTCGCCCCCGTGGGCTGCCTGTGCGCCTTGGGCGTGCCTGTGATGGTGCTGCACCACCACGAGCGCTTCGACGGTGGAGGGTATCCACACGGCCTTTCAGGCCAAGGCATACCGCTTGGAGCGCGCATCATCGCGGTGGCGGATTCGCTGTCCGCCATGCTTCAGGCGCGGGCTTACCGCGCGCCGATGCGTTTCGACGACGCCATGGCCGAGGTGCGGCGCTGCGCCGAAGGGCAGTTCGATCCGCGAGTGGTCGGGGCGCTCATGGAAATGGCCGACGAGGCCCGCGCGGCCCTGGCCGCCTGCCGCGAGGCCCTTGCGGCGCAAAGGAGAACGGGCTGA
- a CDS encoding NAD(P)-dependent oxidoreductase yields MKVGFMGLGIMGEPMSLNLARKGHELTVYNREPKDIPELTRLGAAFASTPRECARRSEVVILMLTGPEACEEVLFGHGGAGGDMLAGKTVINMSTVSVAFTLDLKNRLDALDCTFIDAPVSGSRKPAEDGSLVILAGGDEADIARYEPLLLCMGWKVVRCGPAGAGTHMKLAVNQLLAVMMAGLAEMMSFGEHGGLDPETMLDVVLSGPLSCSLFQLKRPMLENGEFPVQFPLKHMVKDLGFAAEAADSLGLKAPALHAVHEAFIQAFEEGHGEEDFAAVRTVL; encoded by the coding sequence ATGAAGGTCGGATTCATGGGGCTTGGCATCATGGGCGAGCCCATGAGCCTCAATCTGGCCCGCAAGGGCCACGAACTGACGGTTTACAACCGTGAACCCAAGGATATTCCCGAGCTGACCCGCCTGGGGGCTGCTTTTGCCTCCACCCCCCGGGAGTGCGCCCGCAGGAGCGAGGTCGTGATCCTCATGCTCACGGGTCCCGAGGCCTGCGAGGAGGTGCTCTTCGGTCATGGTGGTGCGGGCGGCGACATGCTGGCCGGAAAGACTGTCATCAACATGAGCACCGTTTCCGTCGCCTTCACCCTCGATCTCAAAAACCGTCTGGACGCCCTGGACTGCACCTTCATCGACGCGCCGGTCTCAGGCTCGCGAAAGCCGGCCGAGGACGGCTCGCTGGTCATCCTGGCCGGTGGCGACGAGGCGGATATCGCCCGCTACGAGCCGCTTTTGCTGTGTATGGGCTGGAAGGTGGTGCGCTGCGGTCCGGCTGGCGCGGGCACACACATGAAGCTCGCGGTGAATCAGCTGCTTGCGGTGATGATGGCTGGGCTGGCCGAGATGATGTCCTTCGGCGAGCACGGCGGGCTCGATCCGGAAACCATGCTCGACGTGGTGCTCTCAGGACCGCTCTCGTGCAGCCTGTTCCAACTCAAGCGGCCCATGCTCGAAAACGGCGAGTTCCCCGTGCAGTTCCCGCTCAAACACATGGTCAAGGATCTGGGCTTCGCGGCCGAAGCGGCCGACAGCCTGGGGCTGAAGGCCCCGGCCCTGCACGCCGTGCACGAGGCCTTCATCCAGGCGTTCGAAGAGGGGCATGGCGAGGAGGATTTCGCGGCCGTGCGCACCGTGCTCTAG
- a CDS encoding HD domain-containing phosphohydrolase, which yields MTQQVGARILVVEDEAIVALDIQSRLRNLGYSVARAVSSGEAAIEAARELQPDLILMDIMLEGEVDGITAAGHIRERQQIPIIYLTAYADEQTLQRAKATDPFGYIIKPFEDRELAINIEMALYKHRLDRKLRDNERWLHTTLHSIGDGVVATDAEGRITFLNAEAVKMLGTEDSRAVGRELDAVLHFFDEIGGELVLDMAGRAIRSGAQPEVRGDLMLVAQKGERVPVQVSIAPISRGDGGVMGSVLVIRDVSGRRQAEMDLKRTVNQLRLTVKQTVNALAITSEKRDPYTAGHQQRVAQLACTVAAEMGLDEDMIEGIRVAGLLHDIGKIYVPAEILSKPARLTTMEMGIMKTHSEVGYDILKEVPFPWPVADIVLQHHERMDGSGYPNGLSGEEMLVQSRIISVADVVEAMSSHRPYRAALGIERALEEISRNKGKLYDPDMVDICLRLFRNGFQFQSV from the coding sequence GTGACACAGCAAGTCGGCGCGCGCATCTTGGTCGTGGAGGACGAAGCCATCGTGGCCCTGGACATCCAGAGCAGGCTTCGCAACCTCGGCTATTCCGTGGCCAGGGCCGTGTCTTCGGGCGAGGCGGCCATCGAGGCCGCGCGCGAGTTGCAGCCGGACTTGATCCTCATGGACATCATGCTCGAAGGCGAGGTGGACGGTATCACGGCGGCGGGCCACATCCGCGAGCGCCAGCAGATCCCCATCATCTACCTCACTGCTTATGCTGACGAGCAGACACTGCAACGGGCCAAGGCAACCGATCCCTTTGGCTACATCATCAAGCCTTTCGAGGACCGGGAACTGGCCATCAACATCGAAATGGCCCTGTATAAGCACAGGCTCGACCGCAAGCTGCGCGACAACGAGCGCTGGCTGCACACGACGCTGCACAGTATCGGCGACGGCGTGGTGGCCACGGACGCCGAGGGGCGCATCACCTTCCTCAACGCCGAGGCGGTGAAGATGCTCGGCACGGAAGACAGCCGTGCAGTTGGCCGAGAACTCGACGCGGTGTTGCATTTCTTCGACGAGATCGGCGGTGAACTCGTCCTGGACATGGCGGGCCGTGCGATCCGCTCCGGGGCGCAGCCCGAGGTGCGCGGCGACCTGATGCTTGTCGCCCAGAAGGGGGAGCGAGTGCCCGTGCAGGTCAGCATCGCGCCCATCTCTCGCGGCGACGGCGGCGTCATGGGGTCGGTGCTCGTGATCCGCGATGTTTCGGGGCGCCGTCAGGCCGAGATGGACCTCAAACGGACGGTCAACCAACTCAGGCTGACCGTGAAGCAGACCGTGAATGCCTTGGCCATCACCTCGGAAAAACGCGACCCCTACACGGCCGGACACCAGCAGCGCGTGGCTCAGCTCGCTTGCACCGTGGCCGCCGAGATGGGTTTGGACGAGGACATGATCGAGGGCATCCGGGTGGCCGGGCTGTTGCACGACATCGGCAAGATCTACGTGCCCGCAGAGATACTCTCCAAGCCCGCACGGCTGACCACCATGGAGATGGGGATCATGAAGACCCACTCCGAGGTGGGCTACGATATCCTGAAGGAAGTGCCCTTTCCCTGGCCCGTGGCCGACATCGTGCTCCAGCATCACGAGCGCATGGACGGCAGTGGTTATCCCAACGGTTTGAGCGGCGAAGAGATGCTGGTTCAGTCGCGCATCATCAGCGTGGCGGACGTGGTTGAAGCCATGTCCTCGCACAGGCCGTACCGGGCCGCGCTCGGCATTGAACGCGCCCTGGAGGAGATCAGCCGCAACAAGGGCAAACTCTACGACCCGGACATGGTGGACATATGTCTTCGACTCTTCCGCAACGGATTCCAGTTCCAAAGCGTCTGA